The Ignavibacteria bacterium genome contains a region encoding:
- a CDS encoding efflux RND transporter permease subunit, protein MIEKIIDYSARNKFIIILAYAIIIGWGIWSLKHTPVDAIPDLSDNQVIVFTQWMGRSPKIIEDQITYPLVTNLQGLPKVKDVRAQSMFGMSFVFVIFEDNADIYWARSRVLEKLNYASSFLPAGVVPTLGPDGTGVGHVFWYTVESSKHDLAELRAIQDWYIRYQLNSVKGVAEVASVGGFVKQYQIDIDPNKLAAYDMSYMTLVDAIKNTNREVGGKIIEQNNIQLYVRGEGYVKSISDIENIAVGTGNNGVPIYIKNVATVQLGNDLRLGLLDKNGEGEVVGGIIVMRYEENAKDVIVRVKEKIKEIEKGLPKGVTIKTAYDRSELIDHSIKTLEDALVEEAIVVSLMVLIFLLHARSVLRVIIEIPVAVLVAFIFMKEFGITSNIMSLGGIAIAIGVIVDSSIVLVENAYRNVARAQEEKGTLTKEEYIEISILSAKQVGPAIFFSVAIMVVSFLPVFLLEGQEGKLFRPLAFTKTFVLAGSAIIAITLVPMLMTMLTRGKFRSEHRNPITKFLNWLYAPIIHWVLKWKKTTIALNVIALLITIPMMMNIGSEFMPPLDEGSLLFMPVTLPNVSITEAKRILQVQDKIISDFPEVEQVLGKVGRAETATDNAPISMIESIILLKPKEKWREGMTKDKLISELDAKLQIPGVRNGWTQPIINRINMLSTGVRTDLGVKVFGDNLDTLERLAIESEKILKTIPGAADLYAERTIGGEFLDINVQPEKVARYGINVGDVLNVIETAIGGENISTTVEGRRRFPIRVRFAKDFRDNVEALKRILIPVPAMMNEEESSQKPVVSSQSSMNSMSIGNNQSSDVSNVKSKMSNVKFTFIPLSMLADIKQVSGPPMISSENSLLRSIVFLNVRGRDMGSFVTEAKEKLDAQLKLPAGYYVAWSGQWENQIRAKERMQMVMPIVFFIIFLMLYFVTKEFTEAFVVMLSVPFALIGGVYLIYFLGYNFSVAVWVGFIALYGLAVETGLVMVVYLHEALDRKLHAYEKGEREKITERDITEATIEGSVLRLRPKIMTVGTSLIGLLPIMWSSGVGADVMQPLAAPMIGGLVTSTIHVLVVTPVLFHYMKMHALKKGKLTKSKMAGWMK, encoded by the coding sequence ATGATAGAAAAAATAATTGACTACTCCGCGCGCAACAAATTCATCATCATTCTTGCGTACGCTATAATCATCGGCTGGGGAATTTGGTCGTTAAAACATACGCCCGTTGATGCAATTCCCGATTTGTCCGACAATCAAGTCATCGTGTTCACGCAGTGGATGGGACGCTCGCCGAAAATTATCGAAGACCAAATCACGTATCCGCTCGTAACAAACTTGCAAGGACTTCCGAAAGTAAAAGATGTGCGCGCGCAATCGATGTTCGGAATGTCGTTTGTGTTCGTGATATTTGAAGACAACGCTGATATTTATTGGGCGCGAAGTCGTGTGCTCGAAAAACTCAATTATGCTTCATCATTTCTTCCTGCGGGAGTTGTTCCAACACTCGGTCCCGACGGAACAGGAGTTGGTCACGTGTTTTGGTACACGGTGGAAAGCAGCAAACATGATTTAGCAGAACTTCGCGCAATTCAAGATTGGTACATTCGCTATCAACTTAATTCTGTAAAAGGAGTAGCGGAAGTTGCGAGCGTTGGAGGATTTGTCAAACAATATCAAATTGATATTGACCCGAATAAACTTGCCGCGTACGATATGAGTTATATGACGCTCGTTGATGCAATAAAAAATACCAATCGTGAGGTCGGTGGAAAAATTATCGAACAAAATAATATTCAATTGTATGTGCGCGGCGAAGGTTATGTGAAATCCATTTCGGATATTGAAAACATTGCTGTTGGAACGGGAAACAACGGCGTTCCGATTTACATAAAAAATGTTGCGACAGTTCAACTGGGAAATGATTTGCGTCTCGGTTTGCTCGATAAAAACGGTGAAGGTGAAGTAGTGGGTGGAATTATAGTAATGCGCTACGAAGAAAACGCAAAAGATGTTATCGTCCGTGTGAAAGAAAAAATAAAGGAAATTGAAAAAGGTTTGCCGAAAGGCGTAACAATAAAAACCGCTTATGACCGTTCGGAACTCATTGACCATTCCATAAAAACGTTGGAGGATGCGCTTGTAGAAGAAGCAATCGTTGTAAGTTTGATGGTGCTGATTTTTCTTCTTCACGCCCGAAGCGTGTTGCGCGTCATTATCGAAATTCCCGTTGCTGTTCTCGTTGCGTTTATTTTTATGAAAGAGTTCGGCATCACTTCCAACATTATGTCGCTCGGGGGAATTGCAATTGCGATTGGTGTAATTGTTGATTCTTCGATTGTGCTGGTAGAAAATGCGTATCGCAATGTTGCTCGCGCGCAGGAAGAAAAAGGAACACTGACAAAAGAAGAGTACATCGAAATTTCTATTCTATCTGCAAAACAAGTTGGTCCCGCAATTTTCTTTTCGGTTGCGATTATGGTAGTTTCATTTCTTCCCGTTTTCTTGCTCGAAGGACAGGAAGGAAAACTTTTTCGTCCGCTTGCATTCACGAAAACATTTGTGCTTGCCGGTTCTGCCATCATTGCCATTACACTTGTGCCGATGTTGATGACAATGTTGACGCGTGGAAAATTCAGAAGCGAACATAGAAACCCGATTACCAAATTTTTGAATTGGCTCTACGCGCCGATTATTCATTGGGTTTTGAAATGGAAGAAAACAACGATTGCGCTCAATGTCATTGCGCTTCTTATTACTATTCCAATGATGATGAACATCGGAAGTGAATTTATGCCGCCACTCGATGAAGGAAGTTTGCTTTTTATGCCGGTCACATTGCCAAATGTTTCGATTACCGAAGCGAAAAGAATTTTGCAAGTGCAAGACAAAATTATTTCCGATTTTCCCGAAGTGGAACAAGTGCTGGGAAAAGTCGGACGCGCAGAAACAGCAACGGATAACGCGCCGATTAGTATGATTGAATCCATCATTCTTTTAAAACCGAAAGAGAAGTGGCGCGAAGGAATGACGAAAGATAAATTGATAAGCGAACTCGATGCGAAGTTACAAATTCCCGGTGTGCGTAACGGATGGACACAACCGATAATAAATCGTATCAATATGCTTTCAACGGGAGTGCGAACGGATTTGGGCGTGAAAGTTTTTGGCGACAATCTCGATACACTTGAACGACTTGCAATTGAATCGGAAAAAATACTGAAAACTATTCCCGGCGCGGCGGATTTGTATGCGGAACGAACAATCGGCGGAGAGTTTCTCGATATCAATGTTCAACCGGAAAAAGTTGCGCGATATGGAATCAATGTCGGCGATGTATTAAATGTAATCGAAACAGCAATAGGCGGAGAAAATATTTCTACAACAGTCGAAGGACGAAGACGATTTCCGATTCGCGTTCGCTTCGCAAAAGATTTTCGTGATAATGTTGAAGCGTTGAAAAGAATTTTGATTCCTGTTCCGGCAATGATGAATGAAGAAGAAAGTAGTCAGAAGCCAGTAGTCAGTAGTCAATCGTCAATGAATTCAATGTCAATCGGCAACAACCAATCATCTGATGTGAGCAATGTAAAATCTAAAATGTCAAATGTAAAATTCACATTCATTCCTCTTTCAATGCTCGCCGATATAAAACAAGTTTCCGGTCCGCCGATGATTTCGAGTGAAAATAGTTTGTTGCGTTCCATCGTTTTTCTCAATGTGCGCGGACGAGATATGGGAAGTTTTGTAACTGAAGCAAAAGAAAAACTCGATGCACAACTTAAACTTCCCGCCGGTTATTATGTTGCGTGGAGCGGACAGTGGGAAAATCAAATTCGCGCGAAAGAACGAATGCAAATGGTGATGCCAATCGTGTTCTTCATAATTTTTCTGATGTTGTATTTTGTAACAAAAGAATTTACCGAAGCATTTGTCGTAATGCTTTCCGTTCCGTTTGCGCTCATTGGCGGCGTGTATCTCATTTATTTTTTGGGATATAATTTTTCTGTTGCTGTGTGGGTGGGATTCATTGCGCTCTATGGTCTCGCAGTGGAAACCGGTTTGGTAATGGTTGTCTATTTACACGAAGCGCTCGATAGAAAACTTCACGCGTACGAAAAAGGCGAGCGAGAAAAAATTACCGAGCGGGATATTACCGAAGCAACGATTGAAGGTTCGGTGTTGCGATTGCGTCCGAAAATTATGACGGTGGGAACGAGTTTGATTGGACTTCTTCCGATAATGTGGAGCAGCGGAGTTGGCGCAGACGTAATGCAGCCACTCGCCGCACCGATGATTGGCGGATTGGTAACGTCAACGATTCACGTGCTTGTAGTTACGCCCGTTTTATTTCACTATATGAAAATGCATGCGCTGAAAAAAGGAAAACTTACCAAATCAAAAATGGCGGGGTGGATGAAGTGA
- a CDS encoding efflux RND transporter periplasmic adaptor subunit: protein MKKIFSILIVVISISNWNCTSSHNEETQPEKITEQKRKTYYTCPMHPSVRSDKPGACPVCNMSLVEVTETENEETHSEHKTLGDVSLSPSKQVLANVSTTKAERMKLTKEISAVGTINYAEPNFKQITMRFPGRLERVYLNCCTGQKVAVGDPVAEVYSPDVISAQKEFLLAFNSYKEVQQIGIDLSDAQNLFEQAKQKLFRYGLTEEQISELEKTKEVQEIFTMYSPVEGTVTKSEFRQQHYASIGEPIFDVVDLSSVWLYINVFENELHFVKTGQGVEATTEVYPNEKFIGKIIFISPSVDATSRTVRMRVEFSNEDEKLKLEMYINAKIKINLQEEIVVPFSSIISTGNRTVVYVQKSEKVFEPRIVTLGAKAENYVQILSGIEEGENIVTSGGYLLDSESQLQMGIINHESH from the coding sequence ATGAAAAAAATATTCTCAATACTCATCGTTGTAATTTCAATATCAAATTGGAATTGCACTTCTTCACACAATGAAGAAACTCAACCGGAAAAAATCACAGAACAAAAAAGAAAAACGTATTACACGTGCCCAATGCATCCATCGGTGCGAAGCGATAAACCCGGTGCGTGTCCCGTTTGCAATATGTCGCTCGTAGAAGTGACGGAAACGGAAAACGAAGAGACACACAGCGAACACAAAACGCTCGGTGATGTTTCTCTTTCTCCATCGAAACAAGTTCTCGCAAATGTTTCAACGACAAAAGCAGAACGAATGAAACTCACGAAAGAAATCTCTGCTGTCGGAACAATAAACTATGCAGAGCCAAACTTCAAACAAATTACAATGCGTTTTCCGGGAAGACTTGAGCGCGTGTATCTCAATTGCTGTACGGGACAAAAAGTTGCAGTCGGCGACCCTGTTGCAGAAGTTTATTCACCCGATGTAATTTCCGCACAAAAAGAATTTCTCCTCGCATTTAATTCGTATAAAGAGGTTCAACAAATCGGAATTGATTTATCTGATGCGCAAAATCTTTTCGAACAAGCAAAACAAAAATTATTTCGCTATGGATTAACCGAAGAACAAATTTCCGAACTTGAAAAGACAAAGGAAGTTCAGGAAATTTTCACGATGTATTCACCTGTTGAAGGAACAGTCACCAAAAGCGAATTCCGTCAACAGCATTATGCTTCAATTGGCGAACCGATTTTTGATGTTGTGGATTTATCTTCCGTGTGGCTCTATATCAATGTTTTTGAAAACGAACTTCATTTCGTAAAAACGGGACAAGGAGTTGAAGCAACAACAGAAGTATATCCTAATGAAAAATTTATCGGAAAGATAATTTTTATTTCTCCGTCGGTTGATGCAACGTCGAGAACAGTTCGTATGCGGGTTGAATTTTCGAACGAAGATGAAAAGTTAAAATTGGAAATGTATATCAATGCAAAAATAAAAATTAACTTGCAAGAAGAAATCGTCGTTCCGTTTTCGTCAATAATATCAACGGGAAATCGCACTGTTGTGTATGTTCAGAAAAGCGAAAAAGTTTTTGAACCGCGCATTGTAACGCTTGGAGCAAAGGCAGAAAACTATGTTCAAATTCTTTCGGGAATTGAAGAAGGAGAAAACATTGTAACAAGCGGAGGATATTTACTTGATTCGGAAAGTCAGTTGCAAATGGGAATAATTAACCACGAATCGCACTGA
- a CDS encoding phosphoglycerate kinase, producing MAKLTLNDISLTNKRALMRVDFNVPLDKSQNVEDETRIRESLPSITKILNDGGKLILCSHLGRPKGVTPEFSLKPVVAKLSSLLGMEVKFVSDCIGDEVTNAAMNLKNGECLLLENLRFHKEEEKNDPEFAKKLASLGEVFVNDAFGTAHRAHASTEGVTHFLSPCVAGFLIEKELNYLGEATANPKRPFVAILGGAKISGKIDVLENLMSKVDCILVGGAMIFTFYKAQGFNIGKSLVEDDKLELAKSILAKAKEKNVKLLLPTDVVIADKMDANATAKTVSISQIENDWLGLDIGDETIKTFSKEVLSAKTIVWNGPMGVFEMERFAKGTMEIAKALASATKNGAVTIIGGGDSASAIAKAGLEKEVTHVSTGGGASLEFLEGKILPGIAALTEK from the coding sequence ATGGCAAAACTTACACTGAATGATATTTCATTGACAAACAAACGCGCTTTGATGCGCGTGGATTTTAACGTTCCGCTCGATAAATCGCAAAACGTCGAAGACGAAACTCGCATTCGTGAATCGCTTCCTTCCATTACAAAAATTCTCAATGATGGCGGAAAACTTATTTTGTGTTCGCATCTCGGAAGACCGAAAGGCGTAACGCCGGAATTTTCTCTCAAACCGGTTGTTGCAAAACTTTCTTCTCTTTTGGGAATGGAAGTGAAGTTTGTTTCCGATTGCATTGGTGATGAAGTTACGAACGCCGCAATGAATTTGAAAAACGGCGAATGTTTACTGTTAGAAAATCTTCGCTTTCACAAAGAGGAAGAAAAAAATGACCCAGAGTTTGCAAAAAAACTTGCATCACTTGGTGAAGTATTTGTGAATGATGCATTCGGAACAGCACATCGCGCGCACGCATCAACGGAAGGAGTTACGCATTTTCTTTCGCCGTGCGTCGCAGGATTTCTTATCGAGAAAGAACTCAACTATCTCGGAGAAGCAACGGCAAATCCAAAGCGTCCGTTCGTTGCAATTCTTGGCGGAGCAAAAATTTCCGGGAAGATTGATGTTCTGGAAAATTTGATGAGCAAAGTTGATTGTATTCTCGTTGGCGGCGCAATGATTTTTACATTTTACAAAGCGCAAGGATTCAATATTGGCAAATCGCTTGTCGAAGATGATAAACTCGAACTCGCGAAATCAATTCTTGCAAAAGCAAAAGAGAAAAACGTAAAACTCCTTTTGCCGACGGATGTTGTTATTGCCGATAAAATGGATGCGAATGCAACTGCAAAAACAGTTTCCATTTCCCAAATAGAAAACGATTGGCTCGGTCTCGATATTGGCGATGAAACAATAAAAACATTTTCGAAAGAAGTTCTTTCTGCAAAAACTATTGTGTGGAACGGACCGATGGGAGTTTTTGAAATGGAGCGTTTCGCAAAAGGAACAATGGAAATAGCGAAAGCATTGGCATCAGCAACAAAGAACGGCGCGGTAACAATAATCGGCGGCGGCGATTCTGCTTCGGCAATTGCAAAAGCAGGATTGGAAAAAGAAGTTACGCACGTTTCTACCGGTGGTGGCGCTTCGTTAGAATTTCTCGAAGGAAAAATTCTTCCGGGAATTGCGGCGTTAACAGAGAAGTAA
- a CDS encoding response regulator, giving the protein MSILSLFLFLCVIEKMVHNNNGFFDVESEVGKGTETLLDVEDEELLRDFVKTMLESVGYTVYEARNGEEAVEVYGQKNNEIQLVIKYMGLPRLSGGEEFYKLKEINANVKVMLASGLVEPSVKSELLKRGAKAFIQKPYEVHQLLKQVRGVLDAK; this is encoded by the coding sequence ATGAGTATCCTCTCTCTCTTTTTATTTTTATGCGTAATAGAGAAAATGGTGCATAATAACAATGGTTTTTTTGACGTGGAAAGTGAAGTAGGAAAAGGAACGGAAACGCTTTTGGATGTCGAAGATGAAGAATTGCTGCGTGATTTTGTGAAAACAATGTTGGAAAGTGTTGGATATACGGTGTATGAAGCGCGAAACGGAGAAGAAGCCGTTGAAGTGTACGGGCAAAAGAATAATGAAATTCAACTTGTGATAAAATATATGGGATTACCGCGACTCAGTGGCGGAGAAGAATTTTACAAGTTGAAAGAAATCAATGCAAATGTAAAAGTTATGCTTGCAAGCGGATTAGTAGAGCCGTCCGTAAAGAGCGAACTATTGAAACGAGGAGCGAAAGCGTTTATTCAAAAACCGTACGAAGTGCATCAATTGTTGAAACAAGTGCGGGGAGTTTTGGATGCGAAATAA
- a CDS encoding TonB-dependent receptor: MKKFQLLFCCFFLIFPATLFAAVTGKISGRITDASTGEALLNANVIIVGTTRGAVTDVSGKFTIEGVPVGKYTLRATLIGYEIAESKSFEVQENETVTMNVKLKPSSVQLKEFEVLGEGKIVNVQATSSTKTLSSRSIEQIPNVKSVQDVMAIQPGVVKMGNNVFLRGGRANEVQYIVDGISVNDAFGSSSGTTSQANEQISQFNAGVANSISASGLNLSANAIQTMSVTTSGFDAEFGNAQSGVISISTKSGSENYTGSVQMRSDRINDETSFNEKYYSLTFGGPEPLFTTILPSVGIEPTGNLTFFITSDFSQNDGAYNYQKNGFFNPLRREVKMRGFFGDVLGFRYFDYLSNSFTFNGKIKYDYNGSDQISYAYRASFGTYHDYRHVWRDLADSSLQNENGSSQHTIQWTHFLGTNSFYRLQGSVLDIQRTASVAGRPPPFYSTVTNSDYYDPSRDGFYDFGTSQSWSDRQTRTATIKFDLNTPLHELHYLKTGFEMNWEAIHSTEISYPNGKISYNGRTYRAPYPDSVRHDDGLWPGYGVYRWNLLNYPNTGSMYAQDNIQFFGTNLHVGLRYDYFWYGEQVLQTRFVREWSEATGLYSEWVRTGDSAFTGTTPSIMKKGKDYGGSSFLWYLLHGKISPRLAINFPITERIGFFFNYGHFMQYPERTQLFRTPYITGSDITVGNPNLQPQRTIQYESGFENQLSDYFAISLRGFYKDIFDYVTVVPAKKVAVYLNSDYASSRGFEVSLNKATSLHFSGNISYSYQIAKGRKSNPFQNADNPKFQLPREIRLDWDQRHTINFFGSYRVEANDNYDIFGIPFVNDWGVSITASYGSGFPYTPTTARVNTIEDAYKQNTAEGPNTMNVNLSFTKGFSFAHKLKLNVNLDVLNLLDRQNITSLSSESGFNVNYGRPYRFGDFDYETRDMYQWYKMPGILPPYIYSAPRQILLGLRLNWG; encoded by the coding sequence ATGAAAAAATTTCAACTACTTTTTTGTTGCTTCTTTTTAATCTTTCCAGCAACGCTCTTTGCCGCAGTAACAGGTAAAATTAGCGGAAGAATTACAGACGCAAGCACAGGTGAAGCACTCTTAAACGCGAACGTTATTATCGTCGGAACAACACGCGGAGCAGTAACAGACGTATCTGGCAAATTTACAATTGAAGGCGTTCCCGTTGGAAAGTACACATTGCGTGCAACATTGATTGGTTACGAAATCGCCGAATCGAAATCGTTTGAAGTACAAGAAAATGAAACAGTAACGATGAACGTAAAACTGAAACCCAGTTCTGTTCAACTGAAAGAATTTGAAGTATTGGGAGAGGGGAAAATAGTGAACGTACAAGCAACTTCTTCTACAAAAACATTAAGTTCGCGCTCGATAGAACAAATCCCAAATGTTAAAAGCGTGCAGGATGTAATGGCAATACAGCCGGGAGTTGTCAAAATGGGAAACAATGTATTTCTGCGCGGCGGAAGAGCGAACGAAGTGCAATACATTGTTGACGGAATTTCTGTGAACGACGCATTCGGAAGTTCCAGCGGTACAACGTCGCAAGCAAATGAACAGATTTCACAGTTTAATGCGGGTGTTGCAAACTCTATAAGCGCTTCCGGATTAAATCTTTCAGCAAATGCAATTCAAACAATGAGTGTTACAACAAGCGGTTTTGACGCGGAGTTTGGCAATGCACAATCGGGAGTCATCAGCATCTCTACAAAATCCGGTTCCGAAAACTATACGGGTTCTGTTCAAATGCGCAGTGATAGAATAAACGACGAAACGTCCTTCAATGAAAAATATTATTCCTTAACATTTGGAGGACCCGAACCGCTGTTCACAACAATATTACCTTCCGTTGGAATTGAACCTACGGGCAATCTCACTTTTTTCATCACATCCGATTTCAGTCAAAACGACGGAGCATACAATTATCAAAAGAACGGGTTTTTCAATCCGTTGCGAAGAGAAGTAAAAATGCGCGGATTTTTTGGAGATGTTTTGGGATTCCGCTATTTCGATTATCTTTCCAATTCGTTCACATTCAATGGAAAAATTAAATACGATTACAATGGTTCTGACCAAATTTCCTACGCATATCGTGCAAGTTTTGGAACATATCACGATTATCGCCACGTATGGCGCGACCTCGCAGATTCTTCGCTGCAAAATGAAAATGGTTCTTCGCAACATACAATTCAATGGACGCATTTTTTAGGAACGAATTCGTTCTATCGTCTTCAAGGAAGCGTATTAGATATACAACGAACCGCCTCCGTTGCCGGAAGACCTCCGCCATTTTATTCAACGGTAACAAACAGCGATTACTACGACCCAAGTCGCGATGGCTTTTACGACTTTGGTACAAGCCAATCTTGGTCTGATCGGCAAACGCGAACGGCAACAATAAAGTTCGATTTGAATACACCATTGCACGAACTCCATTACTTAAAAACAGGTTTTGAAATGAATTGGGAAGCAATTCATTCGACAGAAATCAGTTATCCCAACGGAAAAATCTCGTACAACGGAAGAACATATCGCGCACCGTATCCCGATTCTGTTCGCCACGATGATGGTCTTTGGCCCGGATACGGAGTATATCGTTGGAATTTACTGAACTATCCGAATACCGGCTCGATGTATGCGCAAGATAACATTCAATTTTTTGGAACAAATTTGCATGTTGGACTTCGCTACGATTATTTTTGGTATGGCGAACAAGTGCTTCAAACACGATTTGTTCGCGAATGGAGCGAAGCAACGGGACTCTATTCCGAATGGGTAAGAACAGGAGATTCTGCGTTTACCGGAACAACTCCTTCGATAATGAAAAAAGGAAAAGATTACGGTGGAAGTTCATTCCTTTGGTATTTGTTGCACGGAAAAATTAGTCCGCGTCTTGCAATTAACTTTCCGATTACGGAACGCATCGGTTTCTTTTTTAACTACGGACATTTTATGCAATATCCGGAACGCACACAATTATTTCGAACTCCCTATATTACTGGAAGTGATATAACCGTTGGAAATCCGAATCTTCAACCACAACGAACCATTCAATATGAAAGCGGTTTTGAAAACCAACTCAGTGATTATTTTGCCATAAGTCTTCGGGGCTTTTACAAAGATATTTTTGACTATGTAACCGTTGTGCCGGCAAAAAAAGTGGCCGTGTATCTCAACAGCGATTATGCAAGTTCGCGCGGGTTTGAAGTATCATTGAACAAAGCAACTTCATTACATTTTTCCGGGAACATCAGTTACTCGTATCAAATTGCCAAAGGTCGAAAATCCAATCCGTTTCAAAACGCCGATAATCCGAAATTCCAACTTCCACGCGAAATTCGTTTGGATTGGGACCAACGGCATACCATAAATTTCTTTGGAAGTTATCGTGTAGAAGCAAATGACAACTATGATATTTTTGGAATTCCGTTTGTGAATGATTGGGGCGTTTCTATTACTGCTTCGTATGGAAGTGGATTTCCGTACACACCAACAACGGCGCGTGTGAACACGATTGAAGACGCATACAAACAAAATACCGCAGAGGGACCAAACACAATGAATGTGAATCTTTCGTTCACAAAAGGGTTTTCGTTCGCTCATAAATTGAAACTGAACGTGAACCTCGATGTCTTAAATTTATTAGACCGTCAAAACATTACCTCGTTGAGTTCAGAGAGTGGGTTCAACGTTAACTACGGAAGACCGTATCGTTTCGGCGATTTCGACTATGAAACGCGCGATATGTATCAGTGGTACAAAATGCCCGGAATTTTACCGCCGTACATTTATAGCGCACCAAGACAAATTCTCCTCGGACTCCGTTTAAATTGGGGATAA
- a CDS encoding TolC family protein, translating into MQKISINELHLTLSMKKKFIFIFLLLSAIRINAQQDSLVLPEAQELDLQFLIVEALQNNPEIQAADFDWDLMRAKITQAQSLENPELKLMHEEIPGLKFGDAMYSRVELMQMFPFPGKINLQTELTRIESEHSHHDHLEKINEVIAKLKMAYIELWFNQQAMVLNRENARLMKQFLSVAQTKFGVGETSLQDVLKAQIEITKLDNDLFSFRQKELSAKTMLLSILNRKETDTLGFATISEEVVFSVSLDSLLNLSVQHRPMLKHDSLDIHEGNTMIAMAKKEYYPDFNVGLRYDHSSEKNFNGWTISAGISLPFAPWTIAKQDAKVEEAKIFLDKANATLNATRNMVFANIRDLYFKAEANKKQLDNFRLSILPQLRTTLDASLTEYQNGKTSFLMLLDSYRMLVDMTLDYYMKRMEFEQTLAQLDREVGFQNVANMK; encoded by the coding sequence ATGCAGAAAATTTCCATTAACGAATTACATTTAACTCTTTCTATGAAAAAGAAATTCATATTCATTTTTCTTTTGCTCTCTGCAATAAGAATAAACGCACAACAAGATTCGCTCGTTCTTCCCGAAGCGCAAGAGCTTGATTTACAATTTTTGATTGTTGAAGCATTGCAAAACAATCCTGAAATTCAAGCCGCAGATTTCGATTGGGATTTGATGCGAGCGAAAATTACGCAAGCGCAATCGCTCGAAAATCCCGAATTAAAATTGATGCACGAAGAAATTCCCGGTTTGAAATTCGGGGATGCAATGTACTCGCGAGTTGAGTTGATGCAAATGTTTCCTTTTCCGGGAAAAATAAATTTACAAACTGAACTTACGCGTATCGAATCGGAGCACAGTCATCACGACCACTTGGAAAAAATCAACGAAGTGATTGCTAAATTGAAAATGGCGTACATCGAGTTGTGGTTCAATCAGCAAGCGATGGTGTTGAACAGAGAAAACGCGCGATTGATGAAACAATTTCTTTCTGTAGCACAAACAAAATTCGGCGTTGGAGAAACTTCGCTACAAGATGTTTTAAAAGCACAAATTGAAATTACAAAACTCGATAACGACCTTTTTTCTTTTCGGCAAAAAGAATTGAGCGCGAAGACAATGTTGCTCTCAATTTTAAATCGCAAAGAAACTGATACGCTTGGCTTTGCTACAATTTCCGAAGAAGTTGTTTTCAGTGTTTCGCTCGATTCTTTGTTGAATTTATCTGTACAACATCGTCCAATGCTGAAACACGATTCGCTCGACATTCACGAAGGAAATACAATGATTGCAATGGCGAAAAAAGAATACTATCCCGATTTCAACGTTGGTTTACGTTACGACCATTCTTCCGAAAAAAATTTCAACGGGTGGACAATTTCTGCAGGAATTTCCCTTCCGTTTGCACCGTGGACAATTGCAAAACAAGATGCAAAAGTTGAAGAAGCAAAAATTTTTCTCGACAAAGCAAATGCAACTTTGAACGCAACGCGCAATATGGTTTTCGCAAACATCAGAGATTTATATTTCAAAGCAGAAGCAAACAAAAAACAACTCGACAATTTTCGTTTGTCTATTCTTCCGCAACTTCGTACAACGCTCGATGCAAGTTTAACGGAATATCAAAACGGAAAAACAAGTTTTCTGATGTTGCTCGATTCGTATAGAATGTTGGTTGATATGACGCTCGATTATTATATGAAGCGAATGGAATTTGAACAAACGCTCGCTCAACTTGATAGAGAAGTTGGATTTCAAAATGTTGCAAATATGAAATAG